The sequence tttcattttagatATGTGCAAAAACAATTCAAGTTTTTCCTGTGGCAAGCAATTCAATTGAGGGCTGCTTTAGTTTTGATGCAAACTTGCATACAGATGCACTTTCAATGGAGACATTGAGGAATCCAAACAAGCCCTCACGGATGAGGGTGGCCATTCAAGGAAGAagactaatattataaattggaCCCAAGTTCGCCAATGGAAAGCCAGGGTGCTGCTACAATGATGATGCCTTGATAGGTTTTACGAAAACTGGTACCGGTAAAAGTACAATGCACTACAGTTTTTTGTCTGTCCAACCCTAAaggttggaaaaaaagaaaaaggcaaacaCCTATAAATCTATTTGCACCAAGGAACTGTATGAAAATCAAGACAAATAAAAATGGATTCATTGAAATTTCTGGGCTTATTCAGTCATACAAGCCTTCCTGCTCCCATACATCAACAAGAAAATCCACCATTTCCTGCCATTTGAATCCAATAAGCAATGGGGAATAGTGAACTAGATTTCCAAACAATAAAGCAGAAACCTGAGAGGGAAGGGACTTACAGCAAGAGGGACAGGTCGAGCAAACGGCTTGTTACTCCCAAGTAGACTCTCGTACGTGGCATTCCAACTGCAAAACATAAAGAGTAAAGAAAACATGAGCTGACAAAAGGCAAACACGAATGCCATAACATAATTGCAGACAACAAATCCCACAAGGATGTTGTTGCAAGGGTTGTAGTTGGACAAATTACTCCTCTTGAAAGGGCTGGCTGATAGACAAATTCCACAAAGGTGTTGTTGCATTTGCTATAGAGAGACCTCACGAGGACACAATCTAAAATGTGATTAACTAAGAATTTGAAAGTCAAGCCACTGTCAAAACTTGGAAAATCTCATGTTAGTATTTGACATTTCATATAATTAACTTGCAGCATGGACCGCCCAAACTAAGAAGAATTGCGAGAAAATCACGGTATTTAAATGGCTCCATGCCAACAAATTAGTGCTTCACATACTGGGGCATCAAATGCAAAGAAAGATATTTCACCTTATTGTAGGCTCTCGAACTTGCTTCCTGTTCTGAGTCTTTTTATTTCCAAGCCATTGCTGCCTTGTTTGGTTCCAGAGAAGAAGACCTACAGTCAATACTGCTTCTGTTATTGGGATACTTCACTTGAAGGATGCCTTGGTAAAGAGAAGGGCAAAATgaaagcaaagaagaaaaagacttGCAAAATTCCTGAACACACACAGAACAGCTAAACTTATATAAAGGCTGTAACAGCCCGTAGCCTTGTGACAATTAAGCCAAGTTCCAAGTGGAAAAAAAGGCTAAAGTGGCATGTTAATTGAGAACTCCGCAGAAGTGCACATTACACACAGAGCAGGCAATAATCAACTTAAGCAAAATATTTAGCCAGCAATAGACTTGAACTTGCCACGATTAACAAATTCAGAAGAGTTGCTAGTGCTTCCAGCATTACTGGGATCAAGCTGCTGGTTTAATGTGCTAATTGATGAAAGGCTTCCTTGGGAATGCATTGTACTATTCTCCATATCACCAGCACTAGTGCTCCAAAAATTGTTCGATTTGCTAGACTTTTTTACTGATCGTTTTTGAACTCTCCGTCCCTTTGATGACGCATCTATTGCAATAATTGTAGGGGGTTTAGCACAGCATCCAAAACAACCTCTGCTCTGTTACAAATCAGGTTTCACCGCAGATATGATTAGCACCAGCTATCAATACTTTGATGCTCAAATGTTCCAGTGGAGGTAAAAAAAACGTTGAAGCACCGAAAAAGAAGAAATGTAAAAGAACTATAAGATATAAATGAATCATACCCTCCCCAACAAAggcaaaataaataagatagccttcaacattattctaagaaataaaaaatcaatttcagacTTGCAAACGAACCATCCAATAATTCACTCAAAACATAAGCAAAGCTTATTATAATAAACAGCAATAAAAAAGGGTGACCTAGTCAAGATACAAAGGGTACTGTGCAATAGTTGCAAATTGATTTGCAGGAAAAGAACAatgacattaaattattttaattgttcacCTGATGATGAGCACAGATACCAACCAaggtaaaattctaaaaaaagagCCAGACGATGTATCTGAAAAGAATCATGGATCTTGCATATCTGATTACCTATATTTTGCTACAAAATTGAATCGACAAAACAACTTGAAATATACAAAAGAACATTCAGCATTTATAGAAACCTTCCATGATAGAAAGCTCTCATCACCATAATTTCCTAGtgccttttttgaaaaaaaaaaaagcaaagaaagaagaacatttagagaaacaaaagaagaaaagacagaaaaggaaagaatcATAGATGTAGAAATATGATACATCTTCTGCATAATTCAAGGCTGTGGCAAACTATTGACGGagctaaagggaaaaaaaatattccgaAACATCTGCAGTTACTTAATCCATCAAAACAAACAGAACACATAATCATTCATCAGAAAAGACACAAACTTGACCACTCAAATGCCCTTGACATGAAATCAGTTCACACCACAGTTCTAAACATGACACACGTACAAATttctaaacatatataaacacTCTTATAATACAAGCATCGCGTGATTCCAAATTAAACCATTAGTTCATTTCTCAGCTAAtactaaaaagaagaagaagaaacagataaataaaacaatgaaacaaTCTCCTCACACTGAAAACAGCCTTGCATTTTCTCTTAAAAGATTCCATCCCCAAAAGCAAAAGAGCACGAAAATAAGCCCCGGAAAACACTGCAAATGAACAAAAAGGTTTCTTCCCAAAGCTTCTCCCAGTTTGAGTCAAGAAAGAACACCTAGAATGCATACCTcctacaaaaaaagaaaaaaaaaatcctattcaAAAGAACAGCCCTGTGTATGTTATATCTAATTAGCCATTACTTCAAGGAAAGAATGGCAAATCTGAAAAGCCAATACATGCTTCTATTGTTCACTCCACATAAAGCTCGCTTACAAGACAAGCAAACACAACAACATAAGATTCCAAACTtccaaaccttaaaaaaaaaaaaaaaaagtcaaaccaCACAGACATCTTAAAATCCATGTATTACAGTGACCCAGAAAGCTAGGCAAACCAAAAtatacaaaagaagaagaagaagtgccCCTTCCCCATCAAGTGTCAATATTTGTAAAAAGCTTCAGCTTTTACTAATAAACACAGTTTTCAACAGttctttttgtctttaattttccTGAAAGACtttcaagaaaaatgaaaaattctcCACAAAGTAAACAAACATGTGTTATAAcgtataacaaataaaaaaatttcgcgaaaactgaaaaaattataacaggCCGGCCGCCCTGTATTATTAAGGGAATCAAAAAGCTTACCCCATGCATGCAAAGAGATAGATCCAAGGAGGAGGAAGTCCACACAATCGCATTTACAAGCGTGACAAGATAGGATTTTGTTGCCAAGAGCTAAATCCAGGAAGGAGAGGACTATCAATCCTGCacccataattaaaaaaaaaaaaaatcaatttctaaaaaaaattgaaaagaaataatggGTTTGGTATGATTACCTCAAAAATGGCATGACTTAATTGGATAAGAAAATCGATTGATGGATTTTGCTCTCCTTCCTGGAaaaaaattgccccccctctgGTTATTGATTCAACCAAAGGGTTCtgtgtctctgttttttttttttcctttttttttttttgttttgcaaaaaGAGGCCTGGTTTTGAGGGATGGAGTAGGTTAAAGTTTAGCCGTGGCAGTAAAATATGCAGTTTTTGGTACACCTGATTTCTGTACTCTTTAATCACCGTTCagattttgatgatttaatggGGCCCACGGCAGGACGCTGCTAATTGGCTGCAACTGCAGCAGCCAGTACACTTTTGTTACCGCCGTGCAACCTGCATTGCCTCGCAACAAAAACATCACGCtaatgaatgttttttaaaaaatatatttatttttttaaatattttttaataattttaatatactcatatcaaaattaaaaaaaattatttttatatatttttaaataaaaaataattttttataacacaTATCACACCACAATATTTTATCAATCATGTTTTTGTTGCAGGGCAACTTATGGGTACTTTGCAATACCAAaagatgtttttgaattatatttcattttaaaaagtattaaattgattttttatgtaaaaaataaaaaatatataaaaaaatattattttgactcattttcaattaaaaaacacttttaaaaaatatcatccacCACAATACTAAACACTTACACCTCTAACTACCTATTTTGAACATAGTTGCCAAACTTGACTTGCCTATCTTAAACATGGCTATCCATCTCTAGtgtaattaagattaaaaaaaaaaaaagattatgataAATGTTACACATGGGGTTATGCCCTAGTGATTGAACCAGGGTTCAAGCCTCACTTGTGTATGTCTGTCACCCCTACGGTGCCTTATATGCTCACTGGGCttgtaggatgttcagtgagctcAAGAATTAGTTTTGttgcgcgcaagctgacccggacatcccgggttaccaaaaaaaaaaaaaaagattatgataAATGTTACACATGGGGTTGTGGTCtagtggttgaagggacttgttcccttcctccacACCAGGGTTCAAGCCCCATTTGTGTACGcttgtcacccccgcggtgccttacatgctcactgggcttgcaggatgttcagtgagcccaggattagttgtggtgcgcgcaaactgacccggacaccctgggttacaaaaaaaaagattatgataaatgttgctttttaagatattttatatttaaaaatatatcaaaataatatatttttaaaatttttgatacTAGAACATCAAAATatccaaaaacactaaaaaaaattaaattaaagcaaaatatttaaaaatttaaaaacacagttGGACTGCTAAAATAAAACACTACCCTCGAATTGCCTATTGAACATAATTAAAAACTCAACTGGTATTTATAATAAGAAAGATTTTTTCTTACTAATACTTTAAGATgctacaaaaaatattaatttaatattttttcaagctaaaaaaatttttaaccaCACACTTGCATATAACTATTAATTACAGCTATTAAtgctttaaattttgttattctaCCAGCAGCTTATTTGGAAAAACGGGGGCTTACAATGAGTGGAATCATAATTCATTAATAACAAGTGGGCACCTTTCTTTCTTGTCATGTATGAATATATGAGAAAGGAGATGCCCACTACACTAAACGACTGAAAATGATGAAGGTGTTTAGAAGtgtagttgttgttgttttttaaagtattttttatttaaaaaaatatgttaataatattttttttattttttaaaaattatttttaagatcaacacatcaaaataatttgaaaacattaaaaatatattaatttaaaataaaataaaaaataaaaaattttcaaattttgttcggaaatatttttgaaaagcaattccAAGGCTAATCATCGTATTTTTCCCACCACAGgttagatttctatttttttttcttctctcttttcacTCGTAAACCAGGCTGTGAAAACCTGTGAAAAGTGGATTTAATCTTCGCATTGCCTTAATTTCTTTCTCAGGTAACTGTTGACAGAAGACAGAAGCTTAGTTTTTCTGCTGGCTGCTGCAATGGAAAATTTGTTAAATGTACCTTGCCTGAGCTAATCTATGGCCTCATCGATGGCTTTTCTGGCATAAGGGCAAGAGGAAACCATGGTGACCCCACAAGCATCAATCATAAGAAGACATTTTCTCTTCAGCCAAGCTGTCTGAACGTGCTTCTGGGTCAGCACATGGAGTTTTTTCCACCTTCACATCTTGATACCGCAATGCCATGTCCAGTCAATGCCACCACCGATAGAGGCGCGTCAGAACAATTATTACTTAGGAAGAGAGTGACTGGTACCGTGGGAACACCGTTGTTTTCATGAAAtttgaatcttttattttattttttgtgcggatgtttttaaattgttttaatttattgatatatattaaaaataaaaaaaatattatgatggatttttaaagtaaaatatattttaagaaataattgttACTGCAATGTCAAAACATGCTTAAAGAATTTAGAAGGAAATACTAGAATATGTTGGAGAACTTCTATACATGTTTCTTTGTTTATTGTGGATTGTAATagtaaattgataattttgctCTTTAAAAAACTGATATTGAATGTCTTTTAAAGGGTAAAAAGATCTTTTTCCTTTGCTCATTTGTCTTTTTAGAATCGTTTAGGGgcatcttgatatttttattattttttatataatgaaatCACTTTATtgctcttaaaagaaaaaaaataaaaatggctaaGGGCCTTTTTGGTACTTCGTATTTTTCTTGCCTTTAGATTCAAACTCTTTGAAATCTTGATTAGAGGAGTTTATTTGCCatttcaaatggttttttttgtaatgattttTGGGTTTCAAGGGCAAtgtagtattatttttaaaaaaaaaaaaactgttaacaCGTGCACACATTGGTATCTTTCGGAACGGCGCGTGCAGCTGATATTGATggtcaaaattattatttcgcTGCATCATTGGATTCATCTTGATCTTTTTTTCCTCCCCATGCAGCTCGTGTGGTTGAAGGACCTTTGGTTTGTCGCTAGAGGCCTTTGTTtccattctttcctttttcctccTAGAAATCCATGTCTAACCCTTCAAATTGTCcttcatgttatttttcttttcttttcatcccttttttttattttaatttgttttattttaattaatttctcaaatttgattttgttttcaatttcatcatcctttaatttttattttgttatatttaattctcattcttttaattttaatttttcttttatttaagatagtttttgaatttgttttcttttcaatttctccccccattttttcttcttctttcatattggatgctcattttttttatttttttttctttggtgatttttttaattgggagaatcttctttctcaatttcattttcaatattaaattagttgagaattgaatttgttAATTGAACTCGGATATACAATTTCTCAtgttgtaaatttaaaaaattaacttaagttTAGAAGATTTGTACATATCAATTACTGTGGATTGAAatagtaaatttattggttttttcctTACATTACCTTTCATACTCACCCTTCTTCAATTATtgtgaattatatattttttaattaatcaatattaCTATTgtctttttacttatttttcacaaagttgaattatatattattgGAGAACTTTTATACCCTTTGTTATGTGGATTGTAATAGTGAACtgataatttacaaaaaaaccgATATTGAATGGCCttttaagggtaaaatgatCTTTTTACTTTGTTCATTTGTTTAatcgtttttttatttttatattttttatacaattcactgctcttaaaagaaaaaaaaaaacctttactaTTAAGGGTTTAACTCTTGAAGCTTGATTAGAGGAGTTTATTTGGCATTTCAAACATCTTTTGTAATGATCTTTTAATGTAATATTGATTAATacgattaataaaaaaattatttttctcattggattcatcttgattttttttcctccttgcAGATTGGTTGATAATAAACATCGCTAACGGTTTTTGTTttccattcttttcttttcctcctaGGTGATCCATAGTCATAACATTCAAATCatgttacatttttttattttatggttttgttttaatttttaaaattatttcaggtatcttttaatttttaattttatataatttaatcctcaaattttaatttttttttaagagttttcaattttttttgttaaacccaattaaatccatgaaccgagtcaatttttttgaactgaggtaatattttaaacatgccaatcatctcaatttttttaaaaaattaactttcatcttgattttttttatataaattattaagtcATGCTTTTAAGGTCATTGGATTACTTTTAAActcataaaatcaatcaattcacTTTTAATTAGCTCTAATACtgtttaattagaaaataccGGTTAAGAAAAACCAGTAATGCTGATACAATGTTTAGCGTGAAGAACTAGATTTTTTAAACAACTCTATAATTTAAGTGAAGACTTGACAGCCCTGAACTATGCTTCTTCCATCATCAGGATTGCGAGGGCACAGAAAGCAATGCACCTTCGAGCCATTGTAGTACTCTTCAGTTTCTTCATCATGGGTTGCCATAAGTCCATCCTTCTTAAATTCTTCAACACCTTCTTCTTAAGCAGCTCCCCAAGTTTAAGTTCACCTCCTGGTTTTGACCCTTAGGGATCCCTTGTCAAGGTTATTTCGGTAAATACAGACCACCCAGTTATGTAAATTAGGTGTTTTTCATTGCTGATGGCATCAAAGATGTTCTCCCAGCATCTTTGAGCTTCATAAAGCTTTCCTGCGCAATAAATCATCGGAGAAAAACTGTCTGGAACTTGAGCATCTTGATATAAAGTAACCTCGCAACCCTTTCGTTGGTTGAAGTACACGTAAGGAATGCCCTCGTATCGTGGACTTCTGATTCCCTGAGACCATTGCTGTCTTGGTTGACAACAAAGTCATTTAAAAattctcagaaaaaaaaaaagaggcggTTTAATTAGCTGCGAAAGAGGGAAGGAGTACCTCTGATGACGGGCAAGATAGTGATCTTTTGACTGTTGGCTAGACATCGTTTGCATGCTCCGAAACCCTTCAGTCTCCAAATTGTAAGGAAACAAAGCATAATGATAGGGGGAGTTAGTGCAAAAAGATTTTAGGCATCATAGGTAAGCAAGTTCATGTTACAAATCTAAAATCCTGTGAGAATCGAGCTCATCAACAATCTACCAATTGGCTGTGCAGGAAAAATTAAGTCTAAGCAAACATCCTGGGAAAACAACACTTGGAGATGATACAAAGGTTTTTCATGTAGGAAACCTGAAGCCTGACTCTAGATGTCATCATTCAGCACTCTTTTCCAGAACTAAAAAATTACAGAACTGAAAACTGATCTAGATTTTCGAAAAGCTACCGATCGCCCTCTGACGTTTTGATTCAGATAATTAAAATGTTGCAATTAGAGCAGCCTAGGTGACTGAACTAACTCAGAAACAGGCTTCAAAGCAGTGAAAAGTAGCATTGCAAGGATGGTCAAGTTTTTCAGGAGAATGTTTCCAGTGCATCATGAATCAGTCTCAaatataccataaaaaaatatcagtttttAATAACTCAAAGAAAGATTCGATAGCACCAGCTTCTTACACCATTAGAAAACATCAGATCACCCATGTTCTTATCGGCAATCATCTACTCGAACTAGAAGTGAGCTCAAGACACTCTATCCATTGGCATGCACAGAGTCCAATTCAACCCCATTTAAAGCAACTGTTATGTTTTCCATTCTGTAAACCAAAGCTTTACTAGCTCTAATCAGCTCCTATTTCATGGAACTGAAGAAGAAAACAGTGAGTAACATAGAAGTAAATTACTCCATCTCTTCTGGTGTGCTTTACTAAAGAGGCTCTCAAACACAATCATTTCACCTTGGCATCAAGAATCTCAAACAGCACTTTGTTTCTAGCAAGGATGAAGGCTAGATATGATCTTATGTAACGTACAGTTTGCTCTCCCCCCATCTTAATTTTAGCTTCAACAACCACCTCTTCTTTTTCATGGTCAAGCAGTAACCATTTTATCGATCAAATGTAATGTTTGAAATTGTGGTGTtggttttttgaagttttttgctTAGAATTCCATGCAAGCATTGCTACAGATGTTTTAAGTAGACTATCCTAGCTGGTGCTATTAATGcttgattaataatttttttttttatgtaattctaACTAGTTTAActggttagattttaaattttttttttaaaagattaccAGGTCGAATCTCATAAATTTCAGGAATTCTGAAGACTTACATGAACATTAAATTCAAGACCCGTGAAATTAATTGATGTGTGTTTAAATTGACCTAGGCTCctttattaaactaaaaaaaataatttttttttcgtgcttaaaattattttttcattaagagATGTTGAATAGTAAATGATCTCTCTTAGTAAGTTTGTTTTGTCTTAGGGTAATAAGtttgtttttgtgaaaaatattttattttctagaaaataagttattttttattgtttgtatatatcaacaaaaaatatattttttataaaataaattatttttcatttatggtctttgaataataataataataagatgaaaaaaacatcaattattgtgataaagatgatgatgatgattgtgaTAGTTATAATGATAGTGTTAATGATGATTAATATAGTTATAGTATTTATaattctaataatattaatgatgatgatggtattCATATGCTGATTATTGTGATAGTGACAATATAGATGAAATGATAGTTaagtgatgatggtgatgaaaaaagtagctgttgtggttgtggtttgaaaaaagttgttttataaaaagtgtttttagttgaggttggtttgaaaaaaataggtgtttggttaaaactgtggttgaaattgaggttgaaaaaaaaaaatagtttaatgtgtttggttaaaaatgcttttaaaattgagtttataaaataattttaaaaatatatattaatactgatgatttttaatttaaatattatggatttaattattgttattatatcatgaaataaa is a genomic window of Populus alba chromosome 18, ASM523922v2, whole genome shotgun sequence containing:
- the LOC118051232 gene encoding uncharacterized protein isoform X3; its protein translation is MHSRCSFLTQTGRSFGKKPFCSFAVFSGAYFRALLLLGMESFKRKCKAVFSSRGCFGCCAKPPTIIAIDASSKGRRVQKRSVKKSSKSNNFWSTSAGDMENSTMHSQGSLSSISTLNQQLDPSNAGSTSNSSEFVNRLLLWNQTRQQWLGNKKTQNRKQVREPTISWNATYESLLGSNKPFARPVPLAEMVDFLVDVWEQEGLYD
- the LOC118051232 gene encoding uncharacterized protein isoform X5: MRLCGLPPPWIYLFACMGGCFGCCAKPPTIIAIDASSKGRRVQKRSVKKSSKSNNFWSTSAGDMENSTMHSQGSLSSISTLNQQLDPSNAGSTSNSSEFVNRGLLLWNQTRQQWLGNKKTQNRKQVREPTISWNATYESLLGSNKPFARPVPLAEMVDFLVDVWEQEGLYD
- the LOC118051232 gene encoding uncharacterized protein isoform X2, which translates into the protein MHSRCSFLTQTGRSFGKKPFCSFAVFSGAYFRALLLLGMESFKRKCKAVFSSRGCFGCCAKPPTIIAIDASSKGRRVQKRSVKKSSKSNNFWSTSAGDMENSTMHSQGSLSSISTLNQQLDPSNAGSTSNSSEFVNRLLLWNQTRQQWLGNKKTQNRKQVREPTISGLTFKFLVNHILDCVLVRSLYSKCNNTFVEFVYQPALSRGLECHVRESTWE
- the LOC118051232 gene encoding uncharacterized protein isoform X4, producing the protein MRLCGLPPPWIYLFACMGGCFGCCAKPPTIIAIDASSKGRRVQKRSVKKSSKSNNFWSTSAGDMENSTMHSQGSLSSISTLNQQLDPSNAGSTSNSSEFVNRGLLLWNQTRQQWLGNKKTQNRKQVREPTISGLTFKFLVNHILDCVLVRSLYSKCNNTFVEFVYQPALSRGLECHVRESTWE
- the LOC118051232 gene encoding uncharacterized protein isoform X6, whose protein sequence is MHGSRGCFGCCAKPPTIIAIDASSKGRRVQKRSVKKSSKSNNFWSTSAGDMENSTMHSQGSLSSISTLNQQLDPSNAGSTSNSSEFVNRGLLLWNQTRQQWLGNKKTQNRKQVREPTISGLTFKFLVNHILDCVLVRSLYSKCNNTFVEFVYQPALSRGLECHVRESTWE
- the LOC118051232 gene encoding uncharacterized protein isoform X1; translation: MHSRCSFLTQTGRSFGKKPFCSFAVFSGAYFRALLLLGMESFKRKCKAVFSSRGCFGCCAKPPTIIAIDASSKGRRVQKRSVKKSSKSNNFWSTSAGDMENSTMHSQGSLSSISTLNQQLDPSNAGSTSNSSEFVNRGLLLWNQTRQQWLGNKKTQNRKQVREPTISGLTFKFLVNHILDCVLVRSLYSKCNNTFVEFVYQPALSRGLECHVRESTWE